In one window of Streptomyces sp. NBC_01224 DNA:
- a CDS encoding DUF6131 family protein, which translates to MIILGVILLVIGLVAGISILWTIGIVLVAIGIVLWILGAVGHAVGGRRHYW; encoded by the coding sequence ATGATCATCCTCGGCGTCATTCTACTGGTCATCGGTCTGGTGGCCGGCATATCGATCCTGTGGACCATCGGCATCGTGCTCGTCGCGATCGGCATCGTTCTTTGGATCCTGGGTGCCGTCGGGCATGCAGTGGGCGGTCGACGGCATTACTGGTAG
- the amaP gene encoding alkaline shock response membrane anchor protein AmaP — translation MLKAVNRVLLGLLGLGLFALGGGVLLGGLDLQRHWGFDVPGWWPFRGPNDVVLGTEGRTRWREEDWWWPAVIAVLAVLLALLLWWLLAQLRRHRLGQVLIESEDDPAARLNGRALEDAIEEEAQVLDGISQAHVRLTGRRTAPAARVRLLLKPHAEPAQTLEQLSRETLAHARDSAGLDRLPSEVRLREVRHRTRRIA, via the coding sequence ATGCTCAAGGCGGTGAACCGGGTGCTGCTGGGGCTACTCGGCCTTGGACTGTTCGCCCTGGGTGGCGGCGTGCTGCTGGGTGGGCTGGATCTGCAGCGCCACTGGGGGTTCGACGTGCCGGGCTGGTGGCCCTTCCGAGGTCCGAACGATGTCGTGCTGGGCACCGAGGGACGCACCCGATGGCGGGAAGAGGACTGGTGGTGGCCGGCCGTCATTGCGGTGCTCGCCGTGCTTCTCGCGCTGCTGCTGTGGTGGCTTCTGGCGCAACTGCGCAGACACCGGCTGGGCCAGGTCCTCATCGAGAGCGAAGACGACCCGGCGGCCCGGCTCAACGGCCGCGCGCTGGAGGACGCAATCGAGGAAGAGGCGCAGGTCCTGGACGGGATCTCGCAGGCTCATGTGCGGCTGACGGGTCGGCGTACTGCTCCGGCCGCACGAGTACGGCTGTTGCTGAAGCCTCACGCGGAACCGGCGCAAACTCTGGAGCAACTGAGCCGGGAAACGCTCGCACACGCACGGGACTCGGCAGGCCTGGACCGCCTCCCGTCGGAGGTCCGACTCCGGGAAGTCCGCCACCGCACCCGCCGCATCGCCTAG